A portion of the Methanobrevibacter sp. genome contains these proteins:
- a CDS encoding archease, translated as MKQFEYFDVTADIGFKAYGENLSEAFENAGLAIFNIISNTCDVKPSKEISFEITSQDNVAMLYDFLEELLFYHEVDFMLFSEFDVEIYENFRLKATIKGESFDFSKHERKSEIKAITFHKMEVSDTNPARVQAIVDL; from the coding sequence ATGAAACAATTCGAATATTTCGATGTAACTGCAGATATAGGTTTTAAGGCTTATGGAGAAAACCTGAGTGAAGCATTTGAAAATGCGGGATTGGCTATTTTTAATATAATTTCCAACACTTGTGATGTAAAACCGTCAAAAGAGATATCCTTTGAAATAACCTCTCAGGACAACGTGGCCATGTTGTATGATTTTTTAGAAGAGCTTTTGTTTTACCATGAAGTGGATTTCATGCTGTTTTCAGAATTTGATGTTGAGATTTATGAAAACTTCCGTTTAAAAGCAACGATCAAAGGAGAATCATTTGATTTTTCAAAACACGAGAGAAAATCAGAAATAAAAGCAATAACGTTTCACAAGATGGAAGTCAGTGATACAAATCCTGCAAGAGTCCAGGCTATTGTTGATTTATAA
- a CDS encoding ORC1-type DNA replication protein gives MGIEDILMYDESLFQNINAFDPDYVPQDYNFRDTQMEAMAMSIRPAMKGGQPSNAVVLGSPATGKTTAIRKVFELVEKNTEKVVCVYINCQLHTTRFGIFSQIYKKIFGHLPPETGVPFSRIYDQIMQNLQKDNKSLVIALDDVNYLFHSKSANKVFYDMLRAYEEYPGVRTAIFAILSDLEFKYAFDKNVNTVFIPQEIVFPLYTYPEIEDILKNRAKAGFFPGVISDDILEQVAMYTHENGDLRTGINLLKSCGNFAEASASREIKQEHFDKAVDSLVSVDFSETLKKLNDAEKSLLKMIAGWEGVCKAGELAEMYIEKTSSSYASFNRTLDKLEFVRLIDTKFTGKGVRGNSREIILRFTPDDYVI, from the coding sequence ATGGGAATTGAAGATATTTTAATGTATGATGAAAGCCTTTTTCAAAATATAAACGCCTTTGATCCGGATTATGTGCCTCAGGATTATAATTTCAGAGACACTCAAATGGAAGCAATGGCAATGTCAATAAGGCCTGCCATGAAAGGAGGCCAGCCTTCAAATGCGGTTGTTTTAGGTTCTCCTGCAACCGGAAAGACAACAGCCATTAGAAAAGTATTTGAATTAGTTGAAAAAAACACAGAAAAGGTAGTTTGCGTTTATATCAATTGCCAACTTCACACAACCCGTTTCGGAATATTTTCACAAATCTACAAAAAGATTTTCGGCCATCTTCCACCGGAAACAGGAGTTCCATTTTCAAGGATATATGACCAAATCATGCAGAATCTTCAGAAAGATAACAAATCCCTTGTTATTGCGCTTGATGACGTTAATTATTTGTTCCACTCAAAATCAGCCAATAAGGTGTTTTATGACATGCTGAGGGCATATGAGGAATATCCTGGTGTCAGAACAGCTATTTTTGCAATACTCTCTGATCTGGAATTCAAATACGCATTTGACAAAAACGTAAATACTGTATTTATTCCCCAGGAAATAGTTTTTCCGCTTTACACATATCCTGAAATTGAAGATATTTTAAAAAACAGGGCAAAAGCAGGATTTTTCCCTGGAGTTATCTCAGATGACATATTGGAACAGGTTGCAATGTATACTCATGAAAACGGGGATTTAAGAACAGGCATTAATCTTTTAAAATCCTGCGGCAATTTTGCAGAAGCATCAGCCAGCCGTGAAATCAAACAGGAACATTTTGACAAAGCCGTCGACTCATTGGTTTCAGTTGATTTTTCAGAAACTCTAAAGAAATTAAATGATGCTGAGAAAAGTCTTTTAAAGATGATTGCCGGATGGGAAGGTGTTTGTAAAGCTGGTGAATTGGCTGAAATGTATATTGAAAAAACAAGTTCCAGTTACGCTTCTTTTAATCGAACCTTGGATAAATTGGAATTTGTACGATTGATTGATACTAAATTTACAGGAAAAGGGGTTAGAGGAAATTCTAGAGAAATTATATTGCGTTTTACCCCTGATGACTATGTCATTTAG
- a CDS encoding 6-hydroxymethylpterin diphosphokinase MptE-like protein translates to MEFGLWEKYYKEIIDDFGFSRSGDEKSAKLLDEILSTEECLTLNDLSKIVGFSDKFIVFGAGPSLKEHIKMLNEEYDLKDYVLLAADGATTALIEEGVFPDIVATDLDGNLDDILLANINGANIVVHAHGDNIDKIASLTPFFNNVLGTTQSQPVGTLYNFGGFTDGDRALFLAVALGAREITLAGMDFGDRVTKYSRPDMSQDVGDADEFKKKKLVYAEEFTKWILENEPVEIVNLLN, encoded by the coding sequence ATGGAATTTGGTCTCTGGGAAAAATATTATAAAGAAATCATTGACGATTTCGGATTTTCAAGAAGCGGCGATGAAAAATCAGCCAAGCTATTGGATGAAATTTTATCAACTGAGGAATGCCTTACACTAAACGACTTATCAAAAATCGTGGGATTTTCAGATAAATTCATCGTATTTGGAGCCGGACCGTCTCTTAAAGAACATATTAAAATGCTAAATGAAGAGTATGACCTGAAAGATTATGTGCTGCTTGCAGCTGACGGCGCAACGACTGCTCTGATTGAAGAGGGGGTTTTTCCGGATATTGTAGCTACCGACCTTGACGGGAATCTTGACGATATTCTCCTGGCAAACATTAACGGAGCAAACATTGTAGTTCATGCCCATGGAGACAATATTGATAAAATAGCTTCATTGACTCCATTTTTCAATAATGTGCTTGGAACTACTCAGTCACAGCCTGTAGGAACTCTCTACAACTTCGGAGGATTCACCGATGGAGACAGGGCATTGTTCCTGGCGGTTGCACTTGGAGCACGGGAAATCACACTTGCAGGAATGGACTTCGGAGATAGGGTAACTAAATATTCAAGACCTGACATGTCTCAGGACGTCGGCGATGCAGACGAGTTTAAAAAGAAAAAGCTGGTGTATGCTGAGGAATTTACCAAATGGATATTGGAAAATGAACCGGTTGAAATAGTCAATTTATTGAATTAA
- a CDS encoding YitT family protein: MFAKRIILFVVGLFIMSFGVAFSIISMLGTTPISSISYSLAIITKINIGITTFVFNAALILIQFLILKSGFHKKRLLQLINCILFGFFTDVALYAVSFIPLNPTPVMCILFMLISIFLTAFGIFIYMPANIAPLPGEGCVEAIALVSQWRFSTIKICFDASMVIISLIMCGLWYTDVFAAVNIGTVIAAFMVGFTLRQINNLYAYITGSYVNEVK; encoded by the coding sequence ATGTTTGCTAAAAGAATAATATTGTTTGTAGTTGGTCTTTTTATAATGTCATTTGGAGTGGCCTTTTCAATCATATCAATGCTTGGAACAACTCCCATAAGTTCAATTTCATATTCTCTTGCGATAATTACAAAAATCAACATTGGAATCACGACGTTTGTCTTTAATGCGGCTCTGATTCTTATCCAGTTTTTAATTCTGAAATCGGGATTTCATAAAAAAAGGCTGCTTCAGCTGATCAACTGCATACTATTCGGATTTTTCACTGATGTTGCACTTTATGCTGTTTCATTTATTCCGCTTAACCCGACACCTGTGATGTGCATTCTGTTTATGCTAATCAGCATATTTTTAACTGCATTCGGAATATTCATTTACATGCCTGCCAATATCGCCCCTCTTCCGGGGGAAGGATGTGTTGAGGCCATTGCACTTGTCAGCCAGTGGAGATTTTCAACAATAAAAATATGCTTTGACGCTTCAATGGTTATTATATCTCTGATAATGTGCGGATTGTGGTATACAGACGTATTTGCAGCAGTCAACATCGGAACGGTAATTGCGGCATTTATGGTGGGCTTTACCCTAAGGCAAATTAACAACCTGTATGCCTACATTACAGGCAGTTATGTTAATGAGGTAAAATAG
- a CDS encoding alanine--glyoxylate aminotransferase family protein — MDETLLMLPGPTTVHPRVLAAMSNAVVNHRGAKYGEILTETNKLMSDVFQTSNDSYLVTGSGTAVMEAGVSNTVASGEKILNVVGGKFGERFMKIANTHGIDTKELAVEWGTAVTPEAIKEALDADEDIKAVTVVHNETSTGVAAPIEEIGKVMKNYDALYIVDTVSSLGGDYVDVEKFGIDVCVTGSQKCIAAPPGMGAITLSDDAWAAADKIDSPTFYLDMKAARKSGDKVPPQTPYTPSVSLTYAMNEALKMIVEEGLEARVARHHKAAEASVAAVKALGLDLFADEAVSSATVTAVKIPEGITDSEFRGTVRDKYGVELAGGQDHLKGNVFRIGHMGNISYKELTQTFAAIGMTLKGLGAIEDAGAGVASIAESYL, encoded by the coding sequence ATGGATGAAACTTTATTAATGCTTCCGGGTCCAACAACAGTGCACCCTAGAGTGCTTGCTGCAATGTCTAACGCTGTTGTTAACCATAGAGGAGCCAAATATGGAGAAATTTTAACAGAAACAAATAAATTAATGTCTGATGTTTTCCAAACCTCTAATGACTCATACTTAGTAACAGGATCTGGAACTGCAGTAATGGAAGCGGGCGTAAGCAATACTGTTGCTTCCGGTGAAAAAATACTCAATGTTGTAGGGGGAAAATTCGGTGAACGTTTCATGAAAATAGCCAACACTCATGGAATCGACACTAAAGAGTTAGCAGTAGAGTGGGGAACCGCTGTAACTCCTGAAGCTATTAAAGAAGCTTTGGATGCTGATGAAGATATTAAAGCAGTAACTGTAGTTCACAATGAAACCTCTACCGGAGTAGCTGCACCTATTGAGGAAATTGGTAAAGTAATGAAAAATTATGATGCGCTATATATCGTAGATACAGTATCTTCCCTTGGCGGAGATTATGTTGATGTGGAAAAGTTCGGAATCGACGTTTGCGTAACCGGTTCTCAGAAATGTATTGCAGCACCGCCGGGAATGGGCGCAATTACTTTAAGCGACGATGCATGGGCTGCTGCAGATAAAATCGACTCACCTACTTTCTACCTTGATATGAAAGCTGCAAGAAAAAGTGGAGATAAAGTGCCGCCTCAAACTCCTTATACTCCTTCAGTATCCTTAACTTATGCAATGAACGAAGCTTTGAAAATGATTGTTGAAGAAGGTCTTGAAGCAAGAGTTGCACGCCACCACAAAGCTGCTGAAGCAAGTGTGGCTGCTGTTAAAGCATTAGGTTTAGATTTATTTGCTGATGAGGCCGTCTCCTCTGCAACCGTAACTGCCGTTAAAATTCCAGAAGGAATTACCGACAGCGAATTTAGAGGAACTGTTCGTGACAAGTACGGTGTTGAATTGGCCGGAGGACAGGACCACCTGAAAGGAAATGTTTTCAGAATCGGACACATGGGAAATATTTCATACAAAGAGCTGACCCAGACTTTTGCAGCTATCGGTATGACTTTAAAAGGTTTAGGTGCAATTGAAGACGCAGGTGCCGGTGTGGCATCCATTGCAGAATCATACTTATGA
- a CDS encoding GerW family sporulation protein has translation MSENIKTTVEELRKLINVDNVIGEPIETEDKVLIPVMRMGVGFGVGEKIIGSEGGAAGAGAGVEPISMVLIPKKGTDSEGVRVLNLSKGSDTNKALSDFSLLVSDLIKKYVDSKEENNYDESEYIEPEFSTTDDKEE, from the coding sequence ATGTCTGAAAATATCAAAACAACTGTAGAAGAATTACGCAAACTTATTAATGTAGACAATGTAATCGGCGAACCTATCGAAACCGAAGATAAAGTCCTCATTCCAGTAATGAGAATGGGAGTAGGATTTGGAGTTGGAGAAAAGATAATAGGAAGTGAAGGCGGTGCTGCAGGTGCAGGTGCTGGTGTCGAACCGATTTCAATGGTGCTGATTCCTAAAAAAGGAACTGACAGCGAAGGTGTCCGCGTACTTAACTTAAGCAAAGGAAGTGACACAAACAAGGCATTGTCCGATTTCAGCTTGCTTGTAAGTGACTTGATTAAAAAATATGTGGATTCAAAAGAGGAAAATAACTACGACGAATCAGAATATATTGAACCAGAATTTTCCACAACCGACGATAAAGAAGAATAA
- a CDS encoding DUF2953 domain-containing protein, which produces MSDILLMIIFIIILFIIILLFIGVKIAIIYDKTGSNFKGCLDIYVLRKIKVYSTRFPSSEKKEDEEEKGETEILELAKPCFEDFKIFLKSFVKCIRVEKLENHLVFGLDSYVETAKYIGYIWGLLVIVNEAHENAMLSAEPSFNGSVFDLNGDNELEINLLKLIPPTLRLMSKKEVQALIRGVIHG; this is translated from the coding sequence ATGTCAGACATCCTATTGATGATTATTTTTATAATCATCCTCTTCATCATCATACTGCTTTTTATTGGAGTTAAGATAGCTATAATTTACGATAAGACAGGCAGTAACTTTAAGGGATGTTTAGACATATACGTTTTAAGAAAAATCAAAGTTTATTCAACCAGATTTCCATCATCCGAGAAAAAAGAAGACGAAGAAGAGAAAGGCGAAACCGAAATACTCGAACTGGCCAAACCCTGTTTTGAAGATTTTAAAATATTTTTAAAATCCTTTGTAAAATGCATCCGTGTGGAAAAGCTTGAAAACCATCTTGTTTTTGGTCTTGACTCCTACGTCGAGACTGCAAAATATATTGGCTACATCTGGGGATTGCTTGTAATTGTAAATGAAGCTCATGAAAATGCCATGCTGAGTGCTGAACCATCATTTAATGGAAGCGTTTTTGATTTAAACGGAGACAACGAACTTGAGATAAATCTCCTGAAATTGATTCCGCCAACTTTAAGACTGATGTCTAAAAAAGAGGTTCAAGCGTTGATTAGAGGTGTTATACATGGATAA
- a CDS encoding ATP-binding protein translates to MNDALAIHIQNQVLIRPGKLNEDLKYNNKTFRHRQDYYEIIRYVDDYLNGKTNNRYLVLPGIRGVGKSTILYQIYEYLLKEKNISQTNIIYITGDNLKRMSNSPIMDGITTYLDIFHNATIETVGEPVFLLIDEAQYDKDWSNTGKIIFDSTKNIFMIFSGSSALELSYNADSARRLLKIPVLPLNYSQHLKLKYDYFKNDISKSITDLIFEKKIPEDNLESKILKIYSNLKDYDIKEWENFIQYGGFPSSFNQKQHEITKTVTDIIERVITVDLENIKGINGQTEYLAFQLLYFFALQNPGEISKGSMANHLDSNKMTINKILELLEKTQLIFHVEPFTSSAKRTTKSHKYYFATSSLKHILSANLGNANLEAKEAYMGKLLENFVASSFFNLKNRSDVMYNIYYDTNKKNVDFLIQKGLNTPIPIEVSFGKKDKSQIKTAMRKYKSDYGIIISNTTKNILKEDNIIYLPPQTFSFM, encoded by the coding sequence ATGAATGATGCATTAGCAATCCACATCCAAAATCAAGTTTTAATAAGGCCAGGCAAATTAAATGAAGATTTGAAATACAACAATAAAACATTTCGCCACAGACAAGATTACTATGAAATAATCAGATATGTTGATGACTATCTAAACGGGAAAACCAACAACAGATACTTAGTTTTACCAGGAATAAGAGGTGTTGGAAAATCCACAATACTATATCAGATATATGAATATCTCCTAAAAGAAAAAAATATCAGCCAGACAAATATCATATACATAACAGGAGATAACCTGAAAAGAATGTCAAACAGCCCAATTATGGACGGAATAACAACATATCTCGACATATTTCACAATGCAACAATCGAAACTGTAGGAGAACCAGTATTTTTATTAATTGATGAAGCGCAGTATGATAAGGATTGGTCAAATACAGGAAAAATCATCTTTGATTCGACAAAAAACATATTTATGATTTTTAGCGGCTCATCAGCATTAGAACTTTCCTACAATGCAGATTCTGCAAGAAGATTATTAAAAATCCCTGTTCTGCCTCTAAATTATTCCCAGCATTTGAAATTAAAATATGATTATTTTAAAAACGATATTTCAAAATCCATTACTGACTTAATTTTTGAGAAGAAAATCCCTGAGGACAATCTGGAAAGCAAAATTCTCAAAATCTATTCTAACTTAAAGGATTATGACATTAAAGAATGGGAAAATTTCATACAGTATGGAGGATTTCCATCATCATTCAATCAGAAACAGCACGAAATAACAAAAACAGTTACAGACATCATAGAAAGAGTAATAACAGTAGATTTAGAAAATATCAAAGGAATAAATGGGCAAACAGAATACCTTGCATTCCAGCTGTTATATTTCTTTGCTCTTCAAAATCCCGGTGAAATCTCAAAAGGATCAATGGCCAACCACCTTGATTCAAATAAAATGACAATAAACAAGATTTTGGAACTGCTTGAAAAAACACAGCTGATTTTCCATGTCGAACCCTTTACTTCATCTGCTAAAAGAACTACAAAATCCCATAAATATTACTTTGCAACATCCAGCCTGAAGCATATACTGTCTGCAAATCTCGGCAACGCAAATCTCGAAGCAAAAGAAGCATACATGGGCAAATTACTTGAAAACTTTGTTGCTTCAAGTTTTTTTAATCTTAAAAACAGAAGCGATGTGATGTATAACATATATTACGACACAAATAAGAAAAATGTTGATTTTTTAATTCAGAAAGGATTAAACACGCCGATTCCGATTGAAGTGAGTTTTGGAAAAAAAGACAAAAGCCAGATTAAAACTGCAATGAGAAAGTACAAATCAGACTACGGCATAATCATCTCAAATACAACAAAAAACATTTTAAAGGAAGACAATATTATTTATCTGCCTCCCCAAACATTTTCATTCATGTGA
- a CDS encoding thiamine pyrophosphate-binding protein, producing the protein MNVADKFVKILEEEGIKDIFGIPGEQIMPLYRALSASGINHILTRHEQAAAHAADGYFRSSGKIGVCVATASPGALNFTMALATAYKDNIPLLVITGDNELKYRNTDYFQTTPQVDIFKNITAASYNPLNGTEAMYVLRAAIYELKTFPKGPIHINLSKDVLLEEDFDDFELCYLCEDDLSNISMAQELISTSEKPLFILGAGAITQRKAVVRIARKYRIPVATTFHAKGIIPESDELNLGMVGIRSTPRAKYAFENADCIIGLGIKASERTLPQIPENLIHVNINKDVLIGDVPIHGKVEDFLAEITFKKADWLGEILKISNEIEIEGLDDDLKPQAAIKRILDKFKNNIIVSDAGSHTTWTTLLKRSLKPGQLLFSGAMAPMGYGLPAAVGAAVATGEKIIVINGDGDFQMNLQELSTLKENNLDVIVFILNNSEYGIIRQWEEDFYDMDPFQVKLNNPDFVKLASSYGIDAARADNLEDLELILEKELTGPLVVEVVVLSENIPLPDQSHE; encoded by the coding sequence ATGAACGTGGCAGACAAATTTGTCAAAATACTTGAAGAGGAAGGCATTAAGGACATTTTCGGCATACCTGGCGAGCAGATAATGCCTCTTTACAGGGCGCTGTCTGCTTCAGGTATCAACCATATTCTGACAAGACACGAACAGGCGGCGGCCCATGCGGCTGACGGATACTTCCGGTCAAGCGGAAAAATCGGGGTATGCGTTGCAACCGCATCTCCAGGGGCCCTAAACTTTACAATGGCACTGGCCACAGCCTATAAGGACAACATTCCTCTTCTGGTGATAACCGGAGACAATGAGTTAAAGTACAGAAACACGGATTATTTTCAAACCACTCCTCAGGTTGATATATTTAAAAACATAACTGCAGCGTCATACAATCCGTTAAACGGAACCGAGGCGATGTATGTTTTAAGGGCAGCAATCTATGAACTTAAAACATTTCCAAAAGGCCCGATTCACATTAACCTGTCAAAGGACGTGTTGCTTGAAGAGGACTTTGATGACTTTGAGCTGTGTTATCTGTGTGAGGATGACCTGTCAAATATCTCCATGGCACAGGAGCTCATAAGCACCTCTGAAAAACCTTTATTCATTCTGGGGGCCGGTGCAATCACTCAAAGGAAAGCTGTTGTAAGGATTGCCCGGAAATATCGGATTCCGGTTGCTACAACATTTCACGCAAAAGGAATCATCCCTGAAAGTGATGAGCTGAATCTGGGCATGGTGGGCATACGTTCAACACCGAGAGCAAAATACGCATTTGAAAATGCCGACTGCATAATCGGATTAGGTATAAAGGCATCAGAGAGGACTCTGCCTCAGATTCCCGAGAATTTGATTCATGTAAACATTAATAAGGATGTTTTAATAGGGGATGTTCCGATTCATGGAAAAGTTGAAGACTTTCTGGCAGAAATCACATTTAAAAAAGCCGATTGGCTTGGAGAAATTTTAAAAATCAGCAATGAAATTGAAATTGAAGGGCTGGACGATGATTTAAAGCCTCAGGCAGCCATTAAAAGAATTTTAGATAAATTCAAAAACAACATAATAGTTTCCGACGCAGGTTCACACACTACATGGACAACACTTCTTAAAAGATCCCTAAAACCTGGACAGCTGCTTTTCTCAGGGGCCATGGCTCCGATGGGATACGGGCTTCCGGCAGCGGTTGGAGCTGCTGTTGCAACCGGCGAGAAAATAATAGTGATTAACGGAGACGGGGATTTCCAGATGAATCTTCAGGAACTCTCTACCCTAAAGGAAAACAACTTGGACGTTATTGTCTTTATTCTAAACAATTCAGAATATGGAATTATCAGGCAGTGGGAAGAGGATTTCTATGATATGGATCCCTTCCAGGTCAAATTAAACAATCCCGATTTTGTAAAACTGGCTTCAAGCTATGGGATTGATGCTGCAAGAGCGGATAATCTGGAGGATTTGGAATTGATTCTTGAAAAGGAACTGACAGGACCTCTTGTTGTTGAGGTTGTTGTTTTAAGTGAAAACATTCCACTTCCTGACCAGTCACATGAATGA
- a CDS encoding deoxyuridine 5'-triphosphate nucleotidohydrolase: protein MLGEKELVKLFPDFADLAQPSGIDLELDRIYTQESEGSLIGNEKNLPEIKEMEGDVYTLKPHTAYLASIKRKIKIPKGYAMLYLPRSTLLRSFVSVQTAVGDPGFYGTLMFMIYNHGDFEYKIKSGDRIAQAVVFPVEGSGEYSGSYQEEEK from the coding sequence ATGCTTGGTGAAAAAGAACTTGTTAAGTTGTTTCCGGACTTTGCTGATTTGGCGCAGCCTTCCGGTATCGATTTGGAATTGGACAGGATATACACTCAGGAAAGTGAAGGTTCCCTTATCGGCAATGAAAAAAATCTTCCTGAAATCAAAGAAATGGAAGGTGATGTCTACACCTTAAAGCCCCACACTGCTTATCTTGCAAGTATTAAAAGAAAAATCAAGATTCCCAAAGGATATGCGATGCTTTATCTTCCAAGGTCAACCCTTCTGCGGTCTTTTGTATCTGTTCAAACCGCTGTTGGGGACCCCGGCTTTTACGGAACGCTGATGTTTATGATTTATAATCACGGAGACTTTGAATATAAAATCAAATCAGGAGACAGAATAGCTCAGGCTGTTGTGTTCCCGGTTGAAGGCTCCGGCGAATACAGCGGGTCGTATCAGGAGGAGGAAAAATGA
- the dmpI gene encoding 4-oxalocrotonate tautomerase DmpI, with the protein MPVINISGNKGISVEKKREMVKKVSEVVAEAYGLPIETITVLVQGYEFEDIGSGGQLLSDRK; encoded by the coding sequence ATGCCTGTAATCAATATTTCAGGAAACAAAGGAATAAGCGTCGAAAAGAAAAGAGAAATGGTTAAAAAAGTATCTGAAGTTGTAGCTGAAGCATACGGTCTTCCAATAGAAACAATAACCGTTCTGGTTCAGGGTTATGAGTTTGAAGACATCGGCTCCGGAGGCCAGTTGCTAAGCGATAGAAAATAA